The Thermoproteota archaeon genome includes a window with the following:
- a CDS encoding Hsp20/alpha crystallin family protein: MINLDDDTNNFKKLVHLGLNVISSDDIEQQILSPLSCLREYESKWILEFDLPLVEKEHISITLDSGNKIIVEAKLKEKYYISNFHEKYEFNYFKKSVNLPDNIDEAKISAKFDNGRLVIIIPKTSKGNKIRIE, translated from the coding sequence ATGATGATACAAATAATTTCAAAAAATTGGTTCATTTGGGACTAAATGTCATTTCAAGTGATGATATAGAACAGCAGATCCTGTCACCACTATCATGTCTTAGAGAATACGAATCAAAATGGATACTAGAATTTGATCTGCCATTGGTAGAAAAAGAACACATATCAATAACTTTGGATTCTGGAAATAAAATAATCGTAGAGGCAAAATTAAAAGAAAAATACTACATATCAAATTTTCATGAAAAATACGAATTTAATTATTTTAAAAAAAGTGTTAATTTGCCCGACAATATTGATGAGGCAAAAATTTCTGCAAAATTTGATAATGGTAGATTAGTCATAATTATTCCAAAAACATCAAAAGGAAATAAAATCAGAATAGAATAG